Proteins from a genomic interval of Streptomyces fodineus:
- a CDS encoding serine hydrolase domain-containing protein codes for MSKNVSWDAQGNWEAKGDWGTRDSAGKKLDLVHWQNRLDALRAKHHVPAASLAVLVDGTVHELASGMLHRGTGVTATTDSVYQMGSIAKIYTATLIMRLVESGRLDLDAPVVDVLPEFSVADPQATRTITTRQLLSHTSGLTCDFTYDSGRGDDCLAKYVEAAKDVALDCPPGTAISYSSIGYNVLGRIIEVVTGQVWDEALKDLLLTPLGLTHTMTLPEEALRFRAAMGHLGEPGQDPDPAPSWDLMPRSAGPYGRVIATAGDLARLARMHLAGGVAEDGTRVLSEESVALMQRRVVDCPDKWTVSADGWGLGWTLYDWNGVQGYGHDGASIGQYGYLRVVPTAGVAVALLTNGGGARELYAALYRELLAELAGVTMPAPFVPPATPPVVDWAPLVGTYRREGVVITVTERDGAGHAVYEFVDGMKDFSEPLDIDLIPVTETVFAGTGVGAAFSEDYMPVVFSTLEDGTACVYVGMRCGPKVA; via the coding sequence ATGTCGAAGAACGTGAGCTGGGACGCGCAGGGCAACTGGGAGGCCAAGGGCGACTGGGGGACCAGGGACTCGGCGGGCAAGAAGCTGGACCTCGTCCACTGGCAGAACCGCCTCGACGCACTGCGCGCCAAGCACCACGTCCCGGCCGCGTCCCTCGCGGTCCTCGTGGACGGGACCGTCCACGAGCTGGCCAGCGGCATGCTCCACCGCGGCACGGGCGTGACGGCGACGACCGACTCGGTCTACCAGATGGGCTCGATCGCCAAGATCTACACCGCCACCCTGATCATGCGGCTCGTCGAATCGGGCCGACTGGACCTGGACGCACCGGTCGTGGACGTGCTGCCGGAGTTCTCGGTCGCCGACCCCCAGGCGACCAGGACGATCACCACACGCCAGTTGCTCAGCCACACAAGCGGTCTCACCTGTGACTTCACCTACGACAGCGGGCGCGGCGACGACTGCCTCGCCAAGTACGTCGAGGCCGCCAAGGACGTGGCGCTCGACTGCCCGCCCGGCACCGCGATCTCCTACAGCAGCATCGGATACAACGTGCTCGGCCGGATCATCGAGGTGGTCACGGGCCAGGTCTGGGACGAGGCCCTCAAGGACCTGCTCCTCACCCCGCTCGGCCTCACGCACACGATGACACTGCCCGAGGAGGCGCTGCGGTTCCGTGCAGCGATGGGACACCTCGGCGAGCCGGGCCAGGACCCGGACCCGGCGCCGTCCTGGGACCTGATGCCACGCTCGGCCGGCCCCTACGGCAGGGTCATCGCCACGGCCGGGGACCTCGCGCGCCTCGCGCGGATGCACCTCGCGGGCGGGGTGGCGGAGGACGGCACGCGCGTGCTGTCCGAGGAGAGTGTCGCGCTGATGCAGCGCCGCGTGGTCGACTGCCCCGACAAGTGGACCGTCAGCGCCGACGGTTGGGGCCTGGGCTGGACCCTGTACGACTGGAACGGCGTCCAGGGATACGGGCACGACGGCGCCTCCATCGGGCAGTACGGCTATCTGCGCGTGGTGCCGACGGCGGGCGTCGCAGTCGCGCTGCTCACCAACGGTGGCGGCGCGCGCGAACTGTACGCGGCGCTCTACCGTGAACTCCTCGCCGAGCTGGCCGGAGTGACGATGCCGGCGCCCTTCGTCCCGCCGGCCACACCGCCCGTGGTCGACTGGGCGCCGCTCGTCGGCACGTACCGGCGCGAGGGCGTGGTCATCACCGTGACCGAGCGGGACGGGGCGGGCCACGCGGTGTACGAGTTCGTCGACGGCATGAAGGACTTCTCCGAGCCCCTGGACATAGACCTGATACCGGTGACGGAGACGGTCTTCGCGGGTACCGGGGTGGGCGCGGCGTTCAGCGAGGACTACATGCCCGTGGTCTTCTCCACCCTGGAGGACGGCACAGCCTGCGTCTACGTCGGTATGCGCTGCGGCCCCAAGGTCGCCTAG
- a CDS encoding TetR/AcrR family transcriptional regulator: MPADEKPTASVWTRPRPRQREHLTREQIVAEAIRLLDAEGVEELSMRKLGTRLGTAATSLYRHVANKDELIELVVDDVYGEPDVPTAADGARWRAAVTHTATELRAMTLRHPWIAPELSQVGLVHIGPNAMRMSSALLAQFEAAGFPADERDQAMSTLMAYVIGIATAEAAYLSLIARSGKTEQEWVAGLRPAFDEATQEYPRLRAGSSAQRDVHPQRIRDDNFTYGLERVLDGLTARLTP; the protein is encoded by the coding sequence ATGCCAGCCGACGAGAAACCGACCGCCTCGGTGTGGACCCGGCCGCGCCCCCGGCAGCGGGAACACCTGACCCGCGAGCAGATCGTCGCCGAAGCGATCCGCCTGCTGGACGCGGAGGGCGTCGAGGAACTCAGCATGCGCAAGCTCGGCACCCGCCTGGGCACGGCGGCCACCTCCCTGTACCGGCACGTGGCCAACAAGGACGAGCTGATCGAGCTGGTCGTGGACGACGTCTACGGCGAACCGGATGTACCAACAGCCGCCGACGGCGCCCGGTGGCGCGCGGCCGTCACGCACACCGCCACCGAACTGCGGGCGATGACCCTGCGCCACCCGTGGATCGCCCCCGAACTGAGCCAGGTCGGCCTCGTCCACATCGGCCCGAACGCTATGCGGATGTCGTCGGCGCTGCTCGCGCAGTTCGAGGCGGCGGGCTTCCCCGCGGACGAGAGGGACCAGGCCATGAGCACACTCATGGCGTACGTCATCGGGATCGCGACCGCCGAGGCCGCGTACCTCTCGCTGATCGCCCGCAGCGGCAAGACCGAGCAAGAATGGGTGGCGGGCCTGCGACCGGCCTTCGACGAGGCCACACAGGAGTACCCGCGGCTGCGCGCGGGAAGCTCCGCACAGCGGGACGTACACCCGCAGCGGATCCGCGATGACAACTTCACCTACGGGCTCGAGCGCGTCCTCGACGGCCTGACGGCCCGACTCACGCCCTAA
- a CDS encoding IS5 family transposase (programmed frameshift), translated as MGRGDLTNREWALLEPHLPPLGGRGGQWNDHRTVINGILFRIRTGVPWRDLPERYGSWKTVYERHRRWSADGSWERILQSVQADADLVGRIDWSMVGVDSTSCRAHQHAAGTRKARPRVPKKRSTPRHHRPDEGLGRSRGGLTCKIHLASEGGCRPLALLITPGQWGDAPQMVEVLDRIRVPRPLGGRPRTRPDHVSGDKAYSSRRNRRYLRRRHIRHTIPEPKDQRANRRRRGREGGRPAGFDRDRYRRRNEVERTINRLKNSRAVATRYDKRAYVFHGTVAVAAVRLWLRS; from the exons GTGGGTCGGGGGGATCTGACGAATCGCGAGTGGGCGTTACTGGAGCCGCATCTGCCTCCTCTGGGTGGCCGGGGCGGCCAGTGGAACGATCACCGCACCGTGATCAACGGAATCCTGTTCCGGATCCGCACCGGTGTCCCGTGGCGTGACCTGCCGGAACGCTACGGCTCGTGGAAAACCGTCTACGAACGGCATCGGCGCTGGTCGGCGGACGGCAGTTGGGAACGGATCCTGCAGTCGGTCCAGGCCGACGCCGACCTGGTGGGGCGGATCGACTGGTCGATGGTCGGCGTCGACTCGACGTCCTGCCGGGCCCATCAGCACGCGGCTGGCACGCGCAAGGCCAGGCCGCGGGTCCCGA AAAAAAGGTCGACGCCCCGGCACCACCGCCCCGACGAGGGACTTGGACGGTCCCGGGGCGGCCTGACCTGCAAAATTCACCTCGCCAGCGAAGGCGGCTGCCGCCCCCTGGCTCTCCTGATAACGCCGGGCCAGTGGGGCGACGCCCCGCAGATGGTCGAGGTCCTAGACCGGATCCGGGTCCCCCGGCCGCTGGGCGGGCGACCCCGAACCCGGCCGGATCACGTCAGCGGTGACAAGGCATACAGCTCCCGCCGGAACCGCCGCTACCTGCGAAGACGCCACATCCGGCACACGATCCCGGAGCCGAAGGACCAGCGGGCCAACCGGCGGCGCAGAGGCCGGGAGGGCGGCAGGCCCGCCGGCTTCGACCGCGACCGCTACCGGCGCCGCAACGAGGTCGAGCGGACGATCAACCGACTCAAGAACTCCCGCGCAGTCGCGACCCGTTACGACAAGCGGGCCTACGTCTTTCACGGCACCGTGGCTGTAGCCGCGGTCCGGCTCTGGCTTCGCTCGTGA
- a CDS encoding DUF3761 domain-containing protein: protein MAVAVAGVFFSAPAASAATLPSTNTAHHCIQHTTGVCGWTHHQKPRDKYETAKCVDASVSYSRHSQGTCSHHHGVRYWFK from the coding sequence GTGGCTGTCGCCGTGGCCGGCGTCTTCTTCAGTGCACCGGCCGCTTCCGCGGCGACACTGCCGTCGACCAACACCGCTCACCACTGCATACAGCACACCACCGGCGTCTGCGGTTGGACGCACCACCAAAAGCCCAGGGACAAGTACGAGACGGCGAAGTGCGTGGACGCCTCCGTGTCGTACTCGCGGCACTCGCAGGGCACCTGTTCTCACCACCACGGCGTCCGCTACTGGTTCAAGTAG
- a CDS encoding PIG-L family deacetylase: protein MNDWPLTLMAVHAHPDDEATGTGGVLARYAAEGIRTVLVTCTDGSCGDGPEGAKPGDPGHDPAAVALMRRQELEASCDVLKVSHLEMLDYADSGMMGWPTNDAPGSFWQTPVEEGAARLAELLRRYQPDVVVTYDENGFYGHPDHIQANRITMAALAMTALTPKVYWTTAPRSMMQRFGEIMREFGGDWQEPDPAEAAAIAEIGLPDEEITTWVDTTAFGGQKFDALAAHASQGENIFFLKMGQKRFTELMGVETFVRVQDTTGAAVPENDLFAGLR from the coding sequence ATGAATGACTGGCCCTTGACGCTCATGGCGGTGCACGCCCACCCCGACGATGAGGCCACTGGAACGGGAGGTGTCCTCGCACGGTACGCGGCGGAGGGTATCCGCACGGTCCTCGTGACATGCACCGACGGCAGTTGCGGCGACGGACCCGAGGGTGCCAAACCGGGCGACCCCGGGCACGATCCAGCGGCCGTCGCCCTGATGCGGCGTCAAGAACTCGAGGCAAGCTGTGATGTCCTGAAGGTCAGTCACCTGGAGATGCTGGACTACGCCGACTCCGGGATGATGGGCTGGCCGACCAACGACGCCCCCGGATCCTTCTGGCAGACCCCCGTGGAGGAGGGCGCTGCCCGACTCGCGGAACTCTTGCGCCGCTACCAACCCGATGTAGTCGTCACCTACGACGAGAACGGCTTCTACGGCCACCCCGACCACATCCAGGCAAACCGCATCACGATGGCGGCGCTGGCGATGACCGCGCTGACACCGAAGGTGTACTGGACGACGGCGCCCCGCTCGATGATGCAGCGATTCGGGGAGATCATGCGCGAGTTCGGTGGGGACTGGCAGGAGCCGGATCCCGCTGAGGCCGCCGCGATCGCCGAGATCGGACTCCCCGACGAGGAGATCACCACCTGGGTGGACACCACCGCGTTCGGCGGTCAGAAGTTCGATGCGCTGGCCGCGCATGCCAGCCAGGGCGAGAACATCTTCTTCCTCAAAATGGGCCAGAAGAGGTTCACCGAGTTGATGGGCGTGGAGACCTTCGTACGTGTCCAGGACACCACTGGCGCGGCCGTGCCCGAGAACGATCTCTTCGCCGGACTGCGCTGA
- a CDS encoding multicopper oxidase family protein, whose protein sequence is MTSGQPFADPPVLDTVTSPNMTITLNAHDTRFEVAGKQVWGQSYNGSFIAPTLHLVPGEHATITLVNNLSVATDLHFHGLHVSPSNDSDDSFLCIAPGSTFQYHLNLPADHPVGTYWYHSHAMGTTCPSNDSSMAGMDMPPSPSASFSPGDVENQIFAGLSGALVVGDDRALLPSALHDITTHAVNLKDVQLDKTGHIVQNSDTTSIDSNASTVRLVNGQLLPALTIKPGETQLWRLANVGADIWYHLQLDGYRFTVIGQDGVPVSKVTTTDTLLLPPANATTY, encoded by the coding sequence ATGACCTCTGGTCAGCCCTTCGCCGACCCGCCGGTCCTCGACACCGTCACCAGCCCCAATATGACCATCACCCTGAACGCGCACGACACGCGCTTCGAGGTGGCCGGTAAACAGGTGTGGGGCCAGTCCTACAACGGCTCGTTCATCGCCCCCACCCTGCACCTCGTGCCGGGTGAACACGCCACCATCACCCTGGTCAACAACCTCTCGGTCGCGACCGACCTGCACTTCCACGGCCTGCACGTCTCGCCGTCGAACGACTCGGACGACTCGTTCCTGTGCATCGCCCCGGGCAGCACGTTCCAGTACCACCTGAACCTACCCGCCGACCACCCGGTCGGCACGTATTGGTACCACAGCCACGCCATGGGCACGACCTGCCCTTCGAACGACTCCAGCATGGCGGGCATGGACATGCCGCCATCGCCCAGCGCCAGCTTCTCTCCCGGCGACGTGGAGAACCAAATCTTCGCCGGCCTCTCTGGTGCCCTGGTCGTGGGGGACGATCGAGCCCTGCTGCCGTCCGCCCTGCACGACATCACCACCCACGCCGTGAACCTGAAGGACGTTCAGCTCGACAAGACGGGGCACATCGTCCAGAACTCCGACACCACGTCGATCGACTCCAACGCCTCGACGGTACGACTTGTCAACGGGCAACTCCTCCCAGCCCTCACCATCAAGCCCGGTGAGACCCAGCTGTGGCGCCTGGCCAACGTCGGCGCCGACATCTGGTACCACCTCCAGCTCGACGGCTACCGGTTCACCGTGATCGGCCAGGACGGCGTTCCGGTCTCCAAGGTGACCACGACCGACACCCTGCTGCTGCCCCCGGCAAACGCTACGACGTACTGA
- a CDS encoding multicopper oxidase domain-containing protein: MTLSGDDSEGFFINGRQFRMDSSVFSTPAKVNTIEEWTITNEAGEDHPFHIHTNSFQVMSINGVPQPFVGRQDTIPVPHAVNGVPGKVVIRIPFSDFTGKVMFHCHIAAHEDNGMMSYINVVD; this comes from the coding sequence GTGACACTCAGCGGGGACGACTCGGAAGGCTTCTTCATCAACGGCCGGCAGTTCCGTATGGACTCCTCGGTGTTCAGCACCCCCGCGAAGGTGAACACCATCGAGGAGTGGACCATCACCAACGAGGCCGGTGAGGACCACCCCTTCCACATCCACACCAACTCCTTCCAGGTCATGTCGATCAACGGAGTACCCCAGCCATTCGTCGGCCGCCAGGACACCATCCCGGTGCCCCACGCGGTCAACGGCGTGCCCGGCAAGGTGGTCATCCGGATCCCGTTCTCCGACTTCACCGGCAAGGTCATGTTCCACTGCCACATCGCGGCCCACGAAGACAACGGCATGATGAGCTACATCAACGTCGTCGACTAG
- a CDS encoding GNAT family N-acetyltransferase — translation MGHGVPFARYDRDDVLAHTDEYFGVQALANDTLIGGCVCRVREDVSTAVIRFVATSPDSRQHRVVRAVYMQAFQVARELGCRAISLGTDPALYGHIAKPGLFSFKTALRFTPIPARFFGTMDDPDQAPECSAWTR, via the coding sequence ATGGGCCACGGTGTGCCCTTCGCACGCTACGACCGCGATGACGTCCTTGCGCACACCGACGAGTATTTCGGCGTACAGGCCCTCGCGAACGACACGCTCATTGGCGGCTGTGTATGCCGCGTTCGCGAAGACGTGTCCACAGCGGTGATCCGATTCGTCGCCACCAGTCCTGACAGCCGGCAGCACCGCGTTGTACGAGCCGTGTACATGCAGGCCTTCCAGGTTGCCCGCGAACTGGGCTGCCGAGCCATCTCACTGGGCACCGACCCGGCGCTGTACGGCCACATTGCCAAGCCGGGCCTGTTCAGCTTCAAAACGGCCCTGCGCTTCACACCCATACCGGCACGGTTCTTCGGGACGATGGACGACCCTGACCAGGCACCCGAGTGCTCCGCCTGGACGCGCTGA
- a CDS encoding MarR family winged helix-turn-helix transcriptional regulator encodes MTADRSHFPRAAHDELRYLLLAAQREGSRRLGEALRPLGLTPAQAEVLDVLADHQPVTLAALGRLLVCEQGSPSRLVDSLVQRDLVSRVPHEQDKRAVLVELTPAGQALAAQLGEATGRLTAAMAEPLSAADIATLTGLLHTLLEGTDVAQTVRNRFPR; translated from the coding sequence GTGACCGCCGACCGCAGCCACTTCCCCCGGGCCGCCCACGACGAACTGCGCTACCTGCTGCTGGCCGCCCAGCGCGAGGGCAGCCGCCGGCTCGGCGAAGCCCTGCGCCCCCTGGGCCTGACGCCCGCCCAGGCCGAGGTGCTCGACGTGCTGGCGGACCATCAGCCGGTCACCCTGGCCGCCCTGGGGCGCCTGCTGGTCTGCGAGCAGGGCAGCCCGAGTCGGCTGGTCGACTCCCTGGTCCAGCGGGACTTGGTCAGCCGCGTCCCGCACGAGCAGGACAAACGTGCCGTCCTCGTCGAACTCACCCCCGCCGGCCAAGCCCTGGCCGCCCAGCTCGGCGAGGCAACCGGCCGACTCACCGCCGCGATGGCCGAACCGCTCTCGGCAGCGGACATCGCGACCCTCACCGGCCTGCTGCACACCCTGCTCGAAGGCACCGACGTCGCACAGACCGTCCGCAACCGCTTCCCCCGGTAA
- a CDS encoding saccharopine dehydrogenase NADP-binding domain-containing protein, with protein MRSDFVVLGASGTTGGLIAEELVRQGGRVVLAGRDAGRLARTAARFEGGTVSVLAVDLADPASLAAAAGAGKVLVNTVGPFARLSPPVVAACLDAGTAYLDLANERAAVRALLDRDAEARERGAGLVTGAGFGPAATEALVLTLLKTGARAAAVKVAAAPPQRLRHRRRARHRHRGHGRGGHQLPGR; from the coding sequence ATGCGCAGTGACTTCGTAGTCCTCGGTGCGTCGGGCACCACCGGCGGCCTGATCGCCGAGGAACTCGTCCGGCAGGGCGGGCGGGTCGTGCTGGCCGGCCGGGACGCCGGGCGGCTGGCGCGGACCGCGGCCCGGTTCGAAGGCGGGACGGTGTCGGTCCTGGCGGTGGACCTCGCGGACCCCGCTTCGCTGGCCGCGGCGGCCGGTGCGGGCAAGGTGCTGGTCAACACGGTCGGTCCGTTCGCCCGCCTCTCCCCGCCGGTGGTGGCGGCCTGCCTGGATGCCGGCACCGCCTACCTGGACCTCGCCAACGAGCGGGCCGCCGTACGCGCCCTGCTCGACCGGGACGCCGAGGCACGCGAACGCGGCGCCGGCCTGGTGACCGGAGCCGGGTTCGGCCCGGCCGCCACCGAGGCACTGGTGCTGACCCTGCTCAAGACCGGTGCCCGCGCGGCCGCGGTGAAGGTCGCCGCTGCCCCCCCACAGCGCCTACGACACCGACGGCGTGCGCGGCACCGTCACCGAGGCCATGGCCGAGGGGGGCACCAGCTACCGGGCCGGTGA
- a CDS encoding MBL fold metallo-hydrolase — protein sequence MTTVHRLGDHLVNFYLVDTGSALLLVDAGLPAHWDVLQTALRDLGRPVTDVAAVLVTHGHPDHVGVAERVRAASGAEVWVHESDAPILTEPRRLNKVWTPERSLLGYAVRRPSGLRAPLHLARGGALRIPAVRTVRTFTEDQQLDLPGAPLAIHTPGHTHGSTSYLFPDASIAFTGDALVTHDSVTGRVGPCVICQAFTQDSRAALASLEKIAEHELATVLPGHGEPWTDGLARAARQAVASGIR from the coding sequence ATGACCACCGTGCACCGTCTGGGCGACCACCTGGTCAACTTCTACCTGGTCGACACCGGGTCGGCCCTGCTGCTGGTCGACGCCGGACTGCCCGCGCACTGGGACGTCCTGCAGACCGCGCTGCGCGACCTCGGCCGCCCGGTCACCGACGTCGCGGCAGTGCTGGTCACCCACGGCCACCCCGACCACGTCGGCGTCGCCGAGCGGGTCCGCGCGGCCTCCGGCGCCGAGGTCTGGGTGCACGAATCCGACGCGCCGATCCTGACCGAGCCCCGGCGACTGAACAAGGTCTGGACCCCGGAGCGTTCGCTGCTCGGCTACGCGGTCCGCCGCCCGAGCGGCCTGCGCGCGCCGCTGCACCTGGCCCGCGGCGGCGCCCTGCGCATCCCGGCCGTCCGAACCGTCCGCACCTTCACAGAGGACCAGCAACTCGACCTGCCCGGCGCGCCGTTGGCCATCCACACACCTGGCCACACGCACGGCAGCACCAGCTACCTTTTCCCGGACGCCTCGATCGCCTTCACCGGCGACGCCCTGGTCACCCACGACTCGGTGACCGGCCGGGTCGGACCGTGCGTCATCTGCCAGGCCTTCACTCAGGACAGCCGGGCCGCGCTGGCCTCGCTGGAGAAGATCGCCGAACACGAGCTCGCCACCGTGCTGCCGGGCCACGGCGAACCGTGGACGGACGGCTTGGCACGGGCTGCGCGGCAGGCGGTGGCGAGCGGGATCCGATAG
- a CDS encoding protein kinase domain-containing protein has translation MREAQAAAGIQHPGIVVVHDFGEHDGQPYLVMELPAGHSLQDGLLDGPYPVSWVIEAGVQVTEALAVAHRAGLVPRDIKPANLFLTDDGTVKILDFGLVGRPPAATPEPAGRPS, from the coding sequence GTGCGCGAGGCGCAGGCCGCGGCCGGGATCCAGCACCCGGGCATCGTCGTGGTGCACGATTTCGGCGAGCACGACGGGCAGCCCTACCTGGTCATGGAACTGCCGGCCGGCCACTCGCTCCAGGACGGACTGCTGGACGGGCCTTATCCGGTGTCCTGGGTGATCGAGGCCGGCGTGCAGGTGACCGAGGCGCTGGCGGTCGCGCACCGGGCCGGCCTGGTGCCCCGGGACATCAAGCCCGCGAACCTGTTCCTCACCGACGACGGCACCGTGAAAATCCTCGACTTCGGCCTGGTGGGCCGCCCACCCGCGGCCACCCCGGAGCCGGCCGGTCGGCCGAGCTGA
- a CDS encoding DHA2 family efflux MFS transporter permease subunit: MPTPRRGRRGPVLAVCCLSVLLVSLDVTILNVALPSMQRDLDSSVSGLQWTLDAYTLVLASLLTLAGATADRVGRRRIFQLGLVLFTTGSALCSLAPATDSLVAFRMVQAAGGSMLTPVAMAILTNTFTEPRERARAIGVWGGIVGLSMAAGPVLGGVLVESVGWRSVFWLNVPIGLATLALAALFVPESRAPRARRADPVGQLLLIVLLGALTYAIIEAPGEGWTAAPIVACLIVAACALASFVPYENRRAEPLIDPRLFRSASFSGATATAVLAFAALGGFLFTNTLYLQRVLGLSALGAGLHLLPMAVLALMCPPLSGRIVGSRGSRTPLFVAGAGITASAVLGVAATRSAHPSDSLLCVTYALFGLGFGFVNAPITYTAVSGMPRAQAGVAAAIAATSRQVGSSLGIAVIGAAVASGARPAAWWIIAGCGAAILVLGTVTSGRLAAATADHVAAVPAADLAYPLTETATLPVPISLPEPRNGGCTLRQREQL, translated from the coding sequence ATGCCCACTCCCCGACGCGGGCGGCGCGGGCCCGTCCTGGCCGTCTGCTGCCTGAGCGTGCTGCTGGTCAGTCTCGACGTCACGATCCTCAACGTCGCACTCCCCTCGATGCAGCGGGACCTCGACTCGTCGGTCTCCGGCCTGCAATGGACCCTCGACGCCTACACCCTCGTACTGGCCTCGCTGCTGACCCTGGCCGGTGCCACCGCCGACCGCGTAGGACGCCGACGGATCTTCCAGCTCGGTCTCGTGCTGTTCACCACTGGGTCGGCCCTGTGCAGCCTGGCACCCGCGACCGACTCGCTGGTGGCCTTCCGCATGGTGCAGGCGGCGGGCGGCAGCATGCTCACCCCCGTCGCCATGGCCATCCTCACCAACACGTTCACCGAGCCGCGCGAGCGCGCACGGGCCATCGGCGTCTGGGGCGGGATCGTCGGCCTCAGCATGGCGGCCGGACCGGTCCTCGGCGGCGTACTGGTGGAATCGGTCGGATGGCGATCAGTGTTCTGGCTGAACGTGCCGATCGGGCTGGCCACGCTCGCACTCGCGGCGCTGTTCGTGCCGGAGTCCCGCGCACCGCGGGCCCGACGGGCCGACCCGGTTGGGCAACTCCTGCTGATCGTCCTGCTCGGCGCACTGACGTACGCCATCATCGAGGCACCCGGCGAGGGCTGGACCGCGGCGCCGATCGTGGCCTGCCTGATCGTCGCGGCGTGCGCGCTCGCCTCCTTCGTGCCGTACGAGAACCGGCGCGCCGAACCATTGATCGATCCGCGGCTCTTCCGCAGCGCATCCTTCAGCGGGGCCACCGCGACAGCGGTCCTCGCCTTCGCCGCGCTCGGCGGCTTCTTGTTCACCAACACCCTCTATCTGCAACGGGTGTTGGGGCTGAGCGCCCTGGGCGCCGGGCTGCACCTGCTGCCGATGGCCGTGCTGGCGCTGATGTGCCCGCCGCTGTCCGGGCGGATCGTGGGCAGCCGTGGCTCACGGACTCCCTTGTTCGTCGCGGGGGCCGGCATCACGGCGAGCGCTGTGCTGGGCGTCGCCGCCACCCGCTCCGCCCACCCGTCCGACAGCCTGCTGTGCGTCACGTACGCACTGTTCGGTCTCGGATTCGGATTCGTCAACGCACCGATCACCTACACGGCGGTGTCCGGCATGCCGCGCGCCCAGGCCGGGGTGGCCGCCGCCATCGCCGCGACCAGCCGTCAGGTCGGATCCTCCCTCGGCATCGCGGTGATCGGTGCCGCGGTCGCCTCCGGGGCGCGCCCGGCGGCCTGGTGGATCATCGCCGGCTGCGGAGCGGCCATCCTCGTCCTCGGCACCGTCACATCCGGGCGGCTGGCTGCCGCCACCGCGGATCACGTCGCAGCCGTCCCCGCGGCCGACCTGGCATACCCCCTGACGGAGACCGCCACGCTTCCGGTACCGATTTCCCTGCCGGAACCCCGCAACGGCGGGTGCACGCTCCGACAGCGAGAGCAACTGTGA
- a CDS encoding alpha/beta fold hydrolase: MTSTSRTITLTLGSGDVDLNFTVDERGEGHPFLLLHGGGGPQTVAGFAGVLADQRPARVIAPVHPGFGGTVRPEWLTDVPTLAQIYVRLLDELALSDVTVVGNSIGGWIAAEIALLGSDRISSVVLVNAAGIQVPGHPVADPFTLTPAELSALSFHDVERFRIDPSTFSDEQRAAAIANRAALQVYSGPHAMADPTLRERLTKVTHPVLVAWGESDQVVDTDYGLAYADAIPGARFELLLRTGHMPQIETPEQLLTAVWDFADAHAANRPND, from the coding sequence ATGACCAGCACCTCCCGCACGATCACCCTCACCCTCGGCTCCGGCGACGTCGACCTGAACTTCACCGTCGACGAGCGGGGCGAGGGCCACCCCTTCCTCCTCCTGCACGGCGGCGGCGGCCCGCAGACCGTCGCCGGGTTCGCCGGCGTCCTCGCCGACCAGCGGCCGGCGCGGGTCATCGCCCCGGTCCACCCCGGCTTCGGCGGCACCGTCAGGCCCGAGTGGCTGACCGACGTGCCCACCCTCGCCCAGATCTACGTACGACTGCTGGACGAACTCGCACTGAGCGACGTCACCGTCGTCGGCAACTCCATAGGCGGCTGGATCGCCGCCGAAATCGCCCTGCTCGGCAGTGACCGGATCAGCAGCGTCGTCCTCGTCAACGCCGCCGGCATCCAGGTCCCCGGCCACCCGGTCGCCGACCCCTTCACCCTGACACCCGCCGAGTTGTCCGCTCTCTCCTTCCACGACGTCGAGAGGTTCCGCATCGACCCCAGCACGTTCTCCGACGAGCAGCGCGCGGCAGCCATCGCCAACCGGGCCGCGCTGCAGGTCTATTCGGGCCCGCACGCCATGGCCGACCCCACCCTGCGCGAGCGCCTGACCAAGGTCACGCACCCGGTCCTCGTCGCGTGGGGCGAGAGCGACCAGGTGGTCGACACCGACTACGGGCTGGCGTACGCCGACGCCATCCCCGGCGCCCGGTTCGAACTGCTCCTTCGCACCGGCCACATGCCCCAGATCGAGACGCCCGAGCAACTCCTGACGGCGGTATGGGACTTCGCCGACGCCCACGCCGCCAACCGACCCAACGACTGA